One genomic window of Manduca sexta isolate Smith_Timp_Sample1 chromosome 4, JHU_Msex_v1.0, whole genome shotgun sequence includes the following:
- the LOC115453738 gene encoding NADH dehydrogenase [ubiquinone] 1 beta subcomplex subunit 9, with protein MAHLPLGIKTHAQRVCSLYKRALRNLESFYDRRHVYRYQAVLLRERFDKHVKEPDMRKAVELLKAGEEELFLNQHPIPKYFATSPGGVAYERVVTPPDWVLDYWHPLEKAQYPEYFKRREERKKEFIAMWEKEYGKEDPKEKHH; from the exons ATGGCGCATCTCCCTCTCGGCATCAAAACCCATGCACAAAGGGTTTGCAGCCTTTACAAAAGGGCTCTACGTAATTTAGAATCGTTTTACGACAGACG TCATGTGTATCGATATCAAGCAGTACTATTACGAGAGCGGTTCGACAAACACGTCAAGGAGCCCGACATGAGGAAGGCTGTGGAGCTCCTCAAGGCCGGAGAGGAAGAGCTCTTCTTGAATCAGCATCCCATTCCTAAATACT TCGCGACCAGCCCTGGCGGTGTCGCCTACGAGCGTGTGGTAACACCTCCTGATTGGGTACTCGACTACTGGCATCCATTAGAGAAGGCACAGTACCCAGAGTACTTCAAACGCCGTGAGGAAAGGAAGAAAGAGTTCATAGCTATGTGGGAGAAGGAATATGGCAAGGAAGACCCCAAGGAAAAGCATCATTAA
- the LOC115454271 gene encoding clavesin-2, whose protein sequence is MATTVLQPEECRREHEPKPDIIDSPRLTDDERVQILEAKERETGDLPPELREKARMELREEPALREQALAQMRHFIDKHPAIKKCRTDAPFLLRFLRTKKYSIPQACSMLERYLTIRQLYPHWFQKLDPLDPKIAAVIDAGYLVPLPKRDAEGRRVVLSCMGRFDPHLYDSCVMARVHSMIVELLLDEPRSQLLGYTHVNDEAGMQMPHVSLWSLTDVRLMLHCIQNSTPMRHKCTHFVNIPQYGVRFFEFAVSLLSDKLKDRVMFHRACDDLTKHVDPAILPKEYGGTVPLKDMIEELKRNLLKHREELLALDDLSIDLYALEKNDLTQDIHSTAGSFRKLELD, encoded by the exons ATGGCAACCACAGTCCTCCAGCCCGAAGAATGTCGCAGAGAGCATGAGCCCAAACCCGACATCATAGACTCTCCGCGGCTCACTGATGATGAAAGGGTGCAGATCCTGGAAGCCAAGGAGCGTGAGACGGGGGACTTGCCCCCCGAGCTCCGGGAGAAAGCCAGGATGGAGCTCAGGGAGGAGCCCGCGTTAAGAGAACAGGCTTTGGCGCAAATGAGACATTTTATTGACAAACACCCGGCTATCAAGAAATGTAGGACTG ACGCACCATTCTTACTACGTTTCCTTCGAACCAAGAAGTATTCGATCCCGCAAGCGTGTTCGATGCTGGAACGGTACCTCACGATCAGACAACTGTACCCCCACTGGTTCCAAAAGCTTGACCCTCTGGACCCTAAGATAGCTGCTGTTATTGACGCTGGGTACTTGGTACCGTTGCCAAAAAGAGACGCTGAAGGACGTAGAGTGGTACTGTCTTGTATGG GCCGCTTCGACCCACACCTCTACGACAGCTGCGTGATGGCGCGCGTCCACTCGATGATAGTGGAACTGTTATTGGACGAGCCGCGGTCGCAGCTGCTTGGCTACACGCACGTCAATGACGAGGCGGGTATGCAGATGCCGCACGTGAGCCTGTGGTCGCTTACTGATGTCCGTCTGATGCTGCATTGTATACAG AACTCCACGCCCATGCGCCACAAATGCACCCACTTCGTTAACATACCACAATACGGCGTCCGCTTCTTCGAATTCGCCGTATCTTTGCTCAGCGATAAACTCAAGGATCGTGTCATG tTCCACCGAGCATGCGACGATCTTACTAAGCACGTGGACCCTGCTATTCTGCCCAAAGAATACGGAGGAACTGTTCCTTTGAAAGACATGATCGAAGAACTCAAAAGGAATCTTCTGAAACACAGAGAAGAACTTCTAGCATTAGATGACTTAAGCATCGACCTCTACGCCTTGGAAAAGAACGACCTAACTCAAGACATACACTCGACCGCGGGCTCATTCAGAAAACTTGAACTTGATTAA